The DNA window GCTATCTCCTCAACAAGGCCAACGCCCTCACGCTGGAGATGGAGCGCCTGTGCACCCGCTTCATGGACCTGCTGAGCGAGGGCGCGGGCGACCGGGGCGACGGAGGCGGCGGGCCGGCATGAACTTCCGCACCCGCAGGAGAGCCGCCGCGGGCTTCATCGACATGACGCCGGTGGTGGATACCATCTTCAACCTGCTGATCTTCTTTGCCCTGTCCATGAACTTCCTGACCAACCCGGGCATCACCGTGGACCTGCCGGACGCCGCGGCCCCGGAGGTAGCGCGCCAGGAGCGCGACATCACCATCGCCATCACGCCGGAGGGCGCCGTCCGCCTCGACGGCGCGCCGGTGACGCTGGAGGCGCTGGGCGCGCGCCTGCGCGCGGCGGCCGCCGAACGGCGCGACGCCCAGGTGTTGATCCGCGCCGACCGGCGCGTGGCCCACGGGCTGGTGGTGACGGTGATGGACGCGGCGCGCGCCGCGGGGGTGACGCGGCTGGCCATCATGACGCGGCGGGAGGGGGGGCGCGAGTAGGGGTGGCGGGGTGGCCGGAAGGGGCTTCGCGCGGCCGACGGGCTGCGAGGACCGCGGGCGAGGACCCGGGCAAGAACCGCGGGCAAGGACCCCGGGTGAGGACCTACGGGAAGAAGGTCAGCTTGACCATGAAGGCCAGCATGGCCGGGATACCGGTGAAGACCGCGAAGCTAAGGACGGCGATCTGCTTCTCGAGTCTGGCGATGTCGTCCTTGGTGGCCATCGTGTTCTCAATTCTGGCAACCCTGCCCTCGAGCTTGGCCAGGGCTTCTTTGGTGGCCAGTTTGCTCTCGAGCCTGGCAAACTCTTGTTTGGTGGCCATTTCGAGCCTGGCAATGTCTTTCTCGAGCCTGGCAATGTCTTCTTTGGTTGCCATGTTCTCCGCTGGTGGCACGGCGCCGGCGGCGGCTTTCGCGCTGTCCGGGGAGGCCCCGGCTTCGACCAGCGCATCGTAGACTTCGGATACGATCAGGCCCATCGGCAGTCTCCAAGATGCGGCTCTCGCATGGGAAGGGCCGTTCCAGAACAAGAGACCAAGAAACGGCGGCAAAGTCAAGAACGGTCTCATAAGGAACTGTCGGCGCGCGGCGCGGCTTCTTTAGGGCACGGGCGCCCTACACCGGCATGACGCCGTGCTTCTTGACCGGCCTGGTTTCCTTCTTGCGGCGCAGGAGCGCCAGGCTGCGGATGAGGCGGGCGCGGGTTTCGGCGGGTGGGATGGCGGCTTGGGAGAATTGCTTGGAGAGGGCTTCGAAGGGGCCGTTGAAGCGCTCGTTGAACTCGGCCATCTTCTCGCGGCGGGTGCGTTCGGGGTCGTCGGAGGCGGCGATCTCGCGCCGGTAGAGCACGTTGACGGCGCCGCCGCCGCCCATGACCGCCAGCTCCACGCCGGGCCACAGCCAGAGCTGGTCGGCGCCCATCTCGCGCGTGCACATGGCCTGCTTGGCGCCGCCGTAGCCCTTGCGCAGCACGATGGTGATCTTGGGCACCGTGGCCTCTGCGTAGGCGTAGAGCATCTTGGCGCCGTGCCGGATGATGCCCTGCTCCTCCTGCTGCCGCCCCGGAAAGAACCCGGGCACGTCCATGAGAGTGACGATGGGGATGTTGAAGGCGTCGCAGAAACGGATGAAGCGCGCCGCCTTGTCCGAGGCGTCCACGTCCAGGCTGCCGGCCAGGAACATGGGCTGGTTGGCGACGAACCCCACCGGGTGGCCGTCGAGCCGTCCGAACCCGATGACCAGGTTGCGCGCGAACCGGCGCTTGAGCTCCAGGAACTCGCCCCCGTCCACCATCGCCCGAATGACCTTGACGATGTCGTAGGGCTTGCGCTTGTCGTCGGGCACCAGCTCCTCGATGCCGTCCAGGCGCCGCTCGGGGTCGTCGTGCGTGTCGCGGCGCGGCGGCGCCTCGTTGCAGTTGGCCGGCAGGAACGCCAGCAGCTCCCGGATCTGCGCCAAGCAGGCCTCGTCGTCCGCGTTCACCAGGTCCGCCACCCCGGACACCTCCGAGTGGATGCGCACCCCGCCCAGCTCCTCCATGGAGACCTCTTCGCCGAGCACCTCCTTGATCACCGGCGGCCCGGTGATGAACATCTGGCTGGTGCCGCGCACCATCAGGATGAAGTCGGTGAGCGCCGGCGAGTAGGAGGCCACGCCGATGCACGGCCCCATCACCGCCGAGATCTGCGGGATGGCGCCCGACGCGATGCTGTTCTCGAAGAATATCTCGCCGATGGCCGCGGTGACGCTGAGCCCTTCCTGGATGCGCGCCCCCACCGAGTCGTAGAGCCCGATGCAGGGCATCCCCAGGGAGCGGGCGGTGCGGATGCCGTTGGCGATCTTCTCTGCGTGGGCGCTGCCCACCGCCCCGGCCAGCACCGTG is part of the Deltaproteobacteria bacterium genome and encodes:
- a CDS encoding acyl-CoA carboxylase subunit beta, with the protein product MADETKSPDNFTPENQSPEHKLADLEAGVLAGDARAIDKQHGEGKLTARERIERLVDPGSFTEEFMLAETQCTDFGMAERRRPTDGVVCGFARVDGRPVYLFAQDRTVLAGAVGSAHAEKIANGIRTARSLGMPCIGLYDSVGARIQEGLSVTAAIGEIFFENSIASGAIPQISAVMGPCIGVASYSPALTDFILMVRGTSQMFITGPPVIKEVLGEEVSMEELGGVRIHSEVSGVADLVNADDEACLAQIRELLAFLPANCNEAPPRRDTHDDPERRLDGIEELVPDDKRKPYDIVKVIRAMVDGGEFLELKRRFARNLVIGFGRLDGHPVGFVANQPMFLAGSLDVDASDKAARFIRFCDAFNIPIVTLMDVPGFFPGRQQEEQGIIRHGAKMLYAYAEATVPKITIVLRKGYGGAKQAMCTREMGADQLWLWPGVELAVMGGGGAVNVLYRREIAASDDPERTRREKMAEFNERFNGPFEALSKQFSQAAIPPAETRARLIRSLALLRRKKETRPVKKHGVMPV
- a CDS encoding biopolymer transporter ExbD — encoded protein: MNFRTRRRAAAGFIDMTPVVDTIFNLLIFFALSMNFLTNPGITVDLPDAAAPEVARQERDITIAITPEGAVRLDGAPVTLEALGARLRAAAAERRDAQVLIRADRRVAHGLVVTVMDAARAAGVTRLAIMTRREGGRE